The Synechococcales cyanobacterium T60_A2020_003 genome has a segment encoding these proteins:
- a CDS encoding SH3 domain-containing protein encodes MRNVLTFISGVLLALVILFVAGAGVTRYLIGRLSVPPDRPTFENDRLPSPVASESPTESPATPAAIATPEPPNTPETPSPSPTEAETDGYTARVIQPIGLILRESPTADSRQIAGLEYNTEVIVLEENEDGSWLRVQLPNSGVEGWIKAGNTEKVQ; translated from the coding sequence ATGCGTAATGTTTTGACCTTTATTTCAGGCGTGCTTCTGGCACTTGTGATCCTATTCGTGGCAGGGGCAGGCGTGACCCGCTACCTCATTGGTCGGCTGTCGGTTCCTCCCGATCGCCCCACCTTTGAAAACGATAGGCTACCGTCGCCAGTCGCTAGTGAGTCTCCGACTGAATCGCCTGCAACTCCAGCCGCGATCGCCACACCTGAACCCCCAAACACACCCGAAACCCCAAGTCCAAGCCCAACAGAGGCTGAGACGGATGGCTACACGGCTCGCGTGATCCAACCCATTGGCCTCATTCTGCGGGAAAGCCCCACGGCAGACTCCCGCCAGATTGCGGGGCTAGAGTACAACACCGAGGTTATAGTACTGGAAGAGAATGAGGATGGCAGTTGGCTGCGCGTCCAGCTTCCGAATAGTGGCGTTGAAGGATGGATCAAAGCTGGAAATACAGAGAAAGTCCAGTAG
- a CDS encoding AAA family ATPase yields the protein MGFSDEFELLLRARYPLIYIPTLEEERVELAIAQCAKQQGNRGIYTWDFVDGYQGNPNDAGFGKRNPLQALEFVEKLPATVPGVFILRDFHRFLEDVAISRKLRNLARLLKSQPKNVVVLSAQLSIPSELSEVLTVLEFPLPSGAEIRDELSRLLVGLGQSLSDRTLDDLVRSAQGLSLERIRRVLTRAIAAHGELRSDDIELILEEKRQTIRQTQILDFYPATERISDIGGLDNLKDWLLRRGGSFSDKARQYGLPYPRGLLLAGIQGTGKSLTAKAIAHHWHLPLLRLDVGRLFGGLVGESESRTRQMIQLAEALAPCVLWIDEIDKAFSGVDGRGDSGTTSRVFGTFITWLAEKTTPVFVVATANNIAALPPEMLRKGRFDEIFFVGLPTQEERTAIFSVHLSRLRPHNLKSYDIDRLAYETPDFSGAEIEQIIIEAMHIGFSQNRDFTTDDILEAASQVVPLARTAQDQIQALQNWAAAGKARLASRQNGFGGLR from the coding sequence ATGGGATTTAGCGACGAGTTTGAACTACTGCTACGAGCCCGATATCCGCTCATTTACATTCCGACCCTCGAAGAGGAACGGGTTGAGTTGGCGATCGCCCAGTGTGCCAAGCAACAGGGAAATCGTGGCATCTACACTTGGGATTTTGTCGATGGCTATCAGGGAAATCCGAACGATGCGGGCTTTGGCAAGCGGAATCCTCTGCAAGCCCTAGAGTTTGTCGAAAAATTACCCGCTACCGTGCCTGGGGTGTTTATCCTTCGGGATTTTCATCGTTTTCTAGAGGATGTTGCCATTTCCCGTAAGCTGAGGAATTTGGCACGACTCCTCAAATCCCAGCCTAAAAATGTGGTGGTGTTATCCGCCCAGCTTTCCATTCCCTCTGAGTTGAGTGAAGTGTTAACGGTTCTAGAGTTTCCGCTTCCCAGCGGTGCCGAAATTCGGGACGAGTTGTCGCGCTTACTCGTTGGCCTCGGTCAGTCCCTCAGCGATCGCACCCTAGACGATCTGGTTCGGTCGGCTCAGGGGCTTTCGCTAGAAAGAATTCGTCGCGTTTTGACACGGGCGATCGCAGCGCATGGTGAACTGCGTTCCGATGATATCGAGCTTATTCTCGAAGAAAAGCGTCAAACCATTCGCCAAACCCAAATCCTAGACTTTTACCCAGCGACTGAACGGATTTCCGACATTGGGGGCTTAGATAATCTCAAAGACTGGCTGTTGCGTCGTGGTGGCTCCTTTTCCGACAAAGCTCGCCAGTATGGGCTGCCCTATCCCAGAGGACTCTTGCTTGCAGGGATTCAGGGAACGGGCAAATCCTTGACGGCAAAGGCGATCGCCCACCACTGGCATTTACCCCTCCTTCGCCTTGACGTTGGCCGATTGTTTGGGGGGCTGGTGGGCGAGTCAGAATCGCGCACCCGGCAAATGATCCAACTGGCTGAAGCCTTGGCTCCCTGCGTGCTGTGGATCGATGAAATTGACAAGGCTTTTTCTGGCGTAGACGGTCGTGGGGATTCGGGAACCACCAGTCGCGTCTTTGGCACCTTTATTACCTGGCTTGCCGAGAAAACTACCCCCGTCTTTGTGGTAGCAACGGCGAACAATATTGCGGCACTGCCGCCAGAAATGCTGCGGAAAGGTCGATTTGATGAAATTTTCTTCGTGGGACTACCAACCCAGGAGGAGCGCACCGCGATCTTTTCAGTTCACCTCTCGCGGCTGCGGCCTCACAATCTCAAAAGTTACGACATTGATCGCCTAGCCTACGAAACGCCAGATTTTTCTGGGGCGGAGATTGAGCAGATCATCATCGAAGCCATGCATATTGGCTTTAGCCAGAACCGTGACTTTACCACGGACGATATTCTTGAAGCTGCGAGTCAAGTGGTTCCCTTGGCGCGAACCGCTCAAGATCAAATCCAAGCTTTGCAAAATTGGGCAGCGGCAGGAAAAGCCCGCCTCGCCTCGCGGCAAAATGGCTTTGGGGGCTTACGATAA
- a CDS encoding DUF177 domain-containing protein yields the protein MESSLQPIYIPQLAKALDRTDVINVDEYLPDLETLTPVQGSLKVVHQGNYLEVTGQAETIVTLACDRCLQHYNYRLTVDTSELIWLKSASETEFQPLEVELEYSELVETLPPDGYFDPGAWIYEQLCLELPQQQLCSTDCSGLTVETDASPPAIDQRWAMLEQLRDRLPQSSISDDST from the coding sequence ATGGAGTCGTCGTTACAGCCTATCTACATTCCCCAACTGGCCAAGGCACTTGATCGCACCGATGTGATCAACGTTGATGAGTACCTTCCCGATTTAGAAACACTCACGCCTGTACAGGGAAGCCTTAAGGTGGTTCATCAAGGAAACTATCTTGAGGTGACGGGGCAGGCGGAAACGATTGTGACCTTGGCGTGCGATCGCTGTCTTCAGCACTATAACTATCGTTTGACGGTGGATACGTCGGAACTCATTTGGCTAAAATCTGCCAGTGAGACCGAATTTCAACCATTGGAAGTGGAACTGGAGTATAGCGAGTTAGTAGAAACGCTGCCCCCGGACGGCTATTTTGATCCCGGTGCTTGGATCTACGAGCAGCTTTGCTTGGAGCTACCTCAACAGCAGCTATGCAGCACCGATTGTTCAGGGTTGACGGTTGAGACGGATGCATCTCCCCCAGCGATCGATCAGCGCTGGGCGATGCTGGAACAACTGCGCGATCGCCTCCCTCAGTCTTCCATTTCTGATGATTCAACGTGA
- a CDS encoding KH domain-containing protein, which translates to MMDDVQGQRGQQWLQDLMTVMGVSIQGVEVQRPQEDESCWLTISSEGLLPEEIGVLLGERGTVLDSIQYLTNITLNMGQPDDQQTAYTVELAGYRAQRQAELQEMAELAVQKVRETGEEYEMPPMSSAERRQLHTMMKSFEDLATESRGREPDRRLVVRLANPQ; encoded by the coding sequence ATCATGGACGACGTGCAGGGTCAGCGCGGGCAACAATGGCTACAGGATCTGATGACCGTCATGGGGGTCTCTATTCAAGGCGTGGAAGTCCAGCGCCCTCAGGAGGATGAGAGTTGTTGGTTAACGATCTCCTCTGAGGGTTTATTGCCAGAGGAGATTGGTGTCTTGCTGGGTGAACGAGGTACTGTCCTGGATTCAATTCAGTACCTGACTAACATCACCTTAAATATGGGGCAGCCAGATGATCAGCAAACAGCGTATACCGTGGAGTTGGCTGGGTATCGTGCCCAAAGGCAAGCTGAACTTCAAGAAATGGCAGAATTAGCTGTTCAAAAGGTTCGTGAAACAGGCGAGGAATACGAGATGCCTCCCATGTCGTCTGCCGAACGTCGTCAGTTGCATACCATGATGAAGTCCTTCGAGGATTTAGCGACCGAAAGTCGAGGCAGAGAGCCTGATCGTCGCTTGGTGGTTCGGTTGGCAAATCCTCAATAG
- the yidC gene encoding membrane protein insertase YidC: protein MDFGIGFLSNNVMLPILDFFYGIWPSYGLAIVALTLVIRFALYPLSAGQIRSMRRMRVAQPVMQKRMKEIQERYKDDPPKQQEEISKLYKEFGSPFSGCFPLLVQMPILFALFATLRGSPFADVNYTVDFQIFPQEKIEQIQPQVFATKPQNIYVSDGVHVPIVAFVPGGNRLVVGEKTKIEFQSTDGETLEQIEADYPDTEIIPSWTVVEGADLVDIKDDGTIEALQPGTVKLQGKVPGLASNKGFLFIEALGRVGAVDPDGAIHWDIVGMVLFFGASLYVNQLLSGQGAASNPQQSAVNKVTPILFSGMFLFFPLPAGVLMYMVIANIFQTLQSFILSREPLPENLQKIVDAEQKTLATDTGRSTLPFEPASTKKEKASSASTTAKKANATPSKAPTSAPKTRGKTEGKSGRTPSSKKKT, encoded by the coding sequence ATGGACTTTGGCATTGGTTTTCTTTCAAATAATGTAATGTTGCCGATCCTAGATTTCTTCTACGGAATCTGGCCTAGCTATGGATTGGCAATCGTAGCACTGACCCTCGTCATTCGTTTCGCTCTGTATCCGCTCAGTGCTGGGCAAATTCGCAGCATGCGACGAATGCGAGTTGCACAGCCCGTCATGCAAAAGCGCATGAAAGAGATTCAAGAACGGTATAAAGACGATCCGCCGAAGCAGCAAGAAGAGATTAGCAAGCTTTATAAAGAGTTTGGTAGCCCCTTCTCTGGCTGCTTTCCCTTGCTCGTCCAGATGCCGATCTTGTTTGCGCTATTTGCAACACTGCGGGGATCACCATTTGCAGATGTCAATTACACGGTTGATTTTCAGATTTTCCCTCAAGAAAAAATCGAGCAGATTCAGCCCCAGGTCTTTGCAACCAAACCTCAGAATATCTACGTTTCTGATGGGGTTCACGTTCCAATCGTTGCGTTTGTGCCCGGTGGCAATCGTCTAGTCGTAGGCGAGAAAACCAAGATTGAGTTTCAATCCACGGATGGAGAAACCCTTGAGCAGATCGAAGCCGACTATCCCGATACCGAAATCATTCCATCCTGGACTGTGGTAGAAGGGGCTGACTTAGTCGATATCAAGGACGATGGAACCATTGAAGCGCTGCAACCCGGCACCGTAAAGTTGCAAGGGAAAGTTCCTGGCTTAGCCTCCAACAAAGGCTTCCTATTTATTGAGGCCTTGGGTCGGGTTGGAGCCGTTGACCCAGACGGTGCTATCCATTGGGACATTGTTGGGATGGTTCTATTCTTTGGAGCAAGCTTATACGTAAACCAGTTGCTCTCTGGTCAAGGGGCAGCTTCAAATCCCCAGCAGTCAGCCGTTAATAAAGTTACGCCCATTCTGTTTTCGGGTATGTTCCTTTTCTTCCCACTCCCGGCTGGGGTATTGATGTACATGGTCATTGCCAATATTTTCCAAACCCTCCAGTCGTTTATCCTATCGCGGGAGCCGCTGCCGGAAAATCTGCAAAAGATTGTGGATGCAGAGCAAAAAACGCTGGCTACGGATACGGGGCGATCCACCCTACCCTTTGAGCCAGCGAGTACCAAAAAAGAAAAAGCTTCGTCGGCCAGTACAACTGCGAAGAAAGCCAACGCAACCCCCTCCAAGGCTCCTACGTCTGCTCCGAAGACGAGGGGAAAAACAGAGGGGAAATCAGGGCGCACTCCAAGCAGCAAGAAGAAAACCTGA
- a CDS encoding PH domain-containing protein, which translates to MAVKEEVYFEGGPHIGDLIINILLGFTIICIPLTVGAIVRALWLRYRITDRRISVTGGWRGRDRSDVIYSEMSKVITVPRGLGLWGDMVITLKDGSRLELRAIPKFRDVADFITQQIDARKMSSNKR; encoded by the coding sequence ATGGCTGTTAAAGAAGAGGTTTACTTTGAAGGCGGTCCCCACATTGGAGATCTCATCATCAATATATTGTTGGGATTTACGATTATTTGTATCCCGCTAACCGTTGGTGCTATTGTCAGGGCACTCTGGCTGCGCTACCGAATCACCGATCGTCGAATCTCGGTTACAGGAGGCTGGAGAGGGCGCGATCGCTCGGATGTAATCTACTCAGAAATGTCTAAAGTGATTACAGTTCCTCGCGGACTCGGCCTTTGGGGCGACATGGTGATTACCCTAAAAGACGGTAGCCGCCTTGAGCTGAGAGCGATTCCAAAATTTCGAGACGTTGCTGACTTCATTACGCAGCAGATTGATGCCCGCAAGATGAGTAGCAATAAGCGATAA
- a CDS encoding ribonuclease P protein component — protein sequence MALPKAHRLKHRHDFSAVYQRGLRRFGSCLILRALHSLSDAKPNSGNGLGLAKPPANRDSAAPSRIGFSISQKVSKRAVIRNRIRRQLSAAIQTLLPSIAPGWKIVIVVRPEATQCDYHQFLQELKQLLADAEVINGC from the coding sequence GTGGCACTGCCAAAGGCGCATCGACTCAAGCATCGGCATGATTTCAGCGCCGTATACCAGAGGGGGCTGCGCCGGTTTGGTAGTTGCTTGATCCTGCGAGCATTACACTCTTTGTCTGACGCTAAGCCTAATTCTGGGAATGGGTTGGGATTGGCCAAACCGCCTGCAAATCGGGATAGCGCTGCACCATCGCGAATCGGATTTTCAATTAGCCAAAAAGTAAGCAAGCGAGCCGTCATTCGTAACCGCATTCGTCGTCAGCTTAGTGCAGCGATTCAAACGCTTCTGCCTTCCATTGCTCCAGGTTGGAAGATTGTAATTGTGGTTCGTCCTGAAGCAACGCAGTGCGATTATCACCAATTTCTGCAAGAATTGAAGCAGTTGCTGGCTGACGCTGAGGTAATAAATGGCTGTTAA
- the rpmH gene encoding 50S ribosomal protein L34, whose product MTKRTLGGTRRKRRRVSGFRVRMRTKTGQRVIKARRRKGRAKLSAD is encoded by the coding sequence ATGACTAAGCGTACCCTGGGTGGCACTCGCCGCAAGAGAAGAAGAGTATCCGGCTTCCGTGTTCGGATGCGAACCAAAACAGGTCAGCGGGTGATTAAAGCCCGTCGTCGTAAAGGAAGAGCAAAGCTCTCAGCAGACTAA
- a CDS encoding DUF2808 domain-containing protein produces the protein MPSKSSIFRPCLPALAIAGVFVTGVSSLVQAQSMPGITVFSGIDRENQLSYYLDYGGIPSRPDRYHLKVPPRKMELAVSEFAVSYPESFTGTFDVDDVRVEVDGETVDIDEVVWDEENRLIRIYLTEPAPAASNVELVFSNMRNPRSSGMHYFNCLVVSPGDSTALLRYIGTWIISIGGV, from the coding sequence ATGCCTTCCAAATCATCCATTTTTCGCCCGTGTTTACCAGCATTGGCGATCGCGGGCGTCTTCGTCACTGGCGTTTCAAGTCTCGTACAGGCTCAATCCATGCCCGGTATCACTGTCTTCAGTGGTATTGACCGGGAAAACCAGTTAAGTTACTACCTAGACTACGGCGGCATTCCATCTCGTCCCGATCGCTACCACCTCAAGGTTCCTCCCCGCAAGATGGAACTGGCGGTTTCAGAATTTGCAGTTAGCTACCCAGAGTCCTTTACAGGCACTTTTGACGTAGACGATGTTCGCGTGGAGGTTGACGGTGAAACCGTAGACATAGATGAAGTGGTCTGGGATGAGGAAAATCGTCTCATTCGGATTTATCTGACCGAACCTGCTCCCGCAGCTTCAAATGTCGAGCTAGTCTTTTCCAATATGCGAAATCCTCGCAGTTCTGGTATGCATTACTTCAACTGCCTTGTGGTTTCACCGGGCGATTCAACGGCTCTGCTCCGGTATATCGGCACCTGGATTATTAGTATTGGCGGTGTTTAG